From a single bacterium genomic region:
- a CDS encoding PorV/PorQ family protein, with amino-acid sequence MQRILPVTLFLFLLMPSMLMAQSGKAGLSFLKNGVGARNVAMGSTGVVSAKEGAASYYNPALLADDEAASISIEHTEWVQDITTEYVGIALPAQSWSFGVFFGITSVPGIELRDTPSLEPDGVFESQNLAAGVSAAFALTDGIDFGMNLKYLFEKIHVDDASGYGLDFGISARPFEDEDLEQLRFGLALSNVGSMNALNAQETTLPMLLRYGAGYMIPINALKSALNVEISGLSLLEEETTHASIGVEFDYVDMVFIRMGYLSGYDNKDISFGAGARYSSLRFDYAYVPWSDSFGDAHTIALAILF; translated from the coding sequence ATGCAGCGCATTTTACCCGTCACGCTTTTCCTTTTCCTTCTCATGCCGTCCATGCTGATGGCGCAATCCGGCAAGGCGGGACTTTCCTTCCTGAAAAACGGTGTCGGCGCACGAAACGTGGCGATGGGCAGTACCGGTGTCGTCTCCGCAAAGGAGGGAGCCGCATCGTATTACAATCCGGCCCTTCTTGCTGACGACGAGGCGGCATCGATTTCCATCGAACATACGGAGTGGGTGCAGGACATCACCACCGAGTATGTCGGCATAGCACTTCCGGCACAGAGCTGGTCATTCGGTGTGTTTTTCGGTATTACTTCCGTCCCAGGCATCGAACTGCGCGACACGCCGTCGCTCGAGCCCGACGGTGTTTTCGAATCACAGAATCTCGCCGCAGGCGTGTCCGCCGCCTTTGCACTGACAGATGGGATCGATTTCGGAATGAACCTCAAGTATCTCTTCGAGAAAATTCATGTGGATGATGCCTCCGGGTACGGCCTTGATTTCGGCATTTCCGCGAGACCTTTCGAGGATGAGGATCTCGAGCAGCTCCGATTTGGTCTCGCACTTTCCAATGTCGGCAGCATGAATGCGCTCAATGCGCAGGAGACTACACTTCCGATGCTGCTCCGTTACGGTGCAGGCTACATGATTCCCATCAACGCGCTTAAGAGCGCATTGAATGTTGAGATTTCGGGACTGAGCCTGCTCGAGGAAGAAACCACGCATGCCAGTATCGGTGTCGAGTTCGACTATGTCGATATGGTTTTCATTCGCATGGGATATCTGAGCGGTTATGACAACAAGGATATCAGCTTCGGTGCGGGCGCCCGATACAGTTCGCTCCGTTTTGACTACGCGTACGTTCCGTGGAGCGACAGCTTTGGAGACGCGCATACCATCGCCCTCGCCATTCTTTTCTGA
- the amrB gene encoding AmmeMemoRadiSam system protein B produces MKAMKIRPPAVSGLFYPSDPTLLSLDVDNMLENVTAASLSGPPLAIVAPHAGYAYSGPTAAAAYATLRNRPFKTAIIVSPSHREAFHGISVYDGDAYRTPLGLINVDVALREKLLAYKGIIKSSVMGHRDEHAVEVHLPFIQRINPEAKILPIVMGDQRTEYCRLLGDALAEIVDSATTVLIASSDLSHFHTHDQAVELDALTARHLRSLQPARLLDDIAGHRCEACGAGPMAAVMTAAMQLGAAHSTILQQCTSGDVTGDHSRVVGYLSAAFTRGERPV; encoded by the coding sequence ATGAAAGCGATGAAAATCCGTCCCCCTGCCGTGAGTGGTCTGTTCTACCCCTCGGATCCCACGCTGCTCTCGCTCGATGTCGACAACATGCTCGAAAATGTGACCGCGGCATCGCTGTCAGGTCCGCCGCTCGCCATCGTCGCACCGCACGCAGGATATGCATATTCGGGTCCAACAGCCGCCGCGGCTTACGCAACCCTGCGTAATCGTCCGTTCAAGACGGCAATCATCGTATCGCCGAGTCACCGGGAAGCGTTTCACGGGATTTCCGTGTATGACGGCGATGCTTACCGCACGCCTCTCGGACTCATCAACGTCGACGTCGCATTGCGCGAAAAGCTTCTGGCGTACAAGGGTATCATCAAGTCCTCGGTGATGGGACACCGCGATGAGCACGCCGTCGAAGTGCATCTTCCTTTCATCCAACGTATCAACCCCGAAGCAAAAATACTTCCCATCGTGATGGGAGATCAGCGTACGGAATACTGTCGCCTGCTGGGTGATGCGCTGGCAGAAATCGTGGACAGTGCGACAACAGTACTCATCGCAAGCAGCGACCTCTCTCATTTCCACACACATGACCAGGCGGTTGAGCTCGATGCACTGACCGCCAGGCATCTGCGTTCCCTGCAGCCCGCCCGTCTGCTTGACGATATTGCAGGACATCGCTGTGAGGCCTGCGGTGCAGGTCCCATGGCTGCGGTGATGACTGCCGCCATGCAACTCGGCGCGGCACACAGCACCATTCTCCAACAGTGTACCAGCGGTGATGTCACCGGCGATCACTCCCGCGTGGTCGGCTACCTGTCAGCAGCATTCACCAGAGGTGAGCGTCCCGTATGA
- a CDS encoding DUF2520 domain-containing protein: protein MIEDQLPFEEHQPQEDQRHDVEQHLTDDTRTAEDLRIGVSLIGAGRVGLPLLRHAVANNLEICAVVEPRIEHHPSIRAIAPDARVLTALPPTLPRSTDVCILAVPDDALPGVVQHLADHGALHNGALVFHLSGLLSDEVMLPLQEAGCHAGCMHPIQSFPASPLPPERLIGIGCGVQGPDDFWSRASDFAELLGWFPIRVNAERKALYHAACVFAGNFTTLIAHQAEQLLRLAAEDVETPMDYLLPMMESVLQQLRDHPAEQVLTGPAARGDTTALGSHMQAIDDAVPDLLEEYRTLTRAAAAMSQLTESEKKQIADYLRQR, encoded by the coding sequence ATGATCGAAGATCAGCTGCCCTTTGAAGAACATCAGCCACAGGAAGACCAGCGTCATGATGTGGAACAACATCTGACGGATGATACGCGTACTGCTGAGGACCTCCGCATCGGTGTCAGTCTTATCGGTGCGGGCAGGGTCGGACTCCCGCTGCTGCGGCACGCCGTTGCCAATAATCTCGAAATCTGCGCTGTCGTTGAACCCCGCATCGAACATCACCCCTCCATCCGTGCCATCGCACCGGACGCAAGGGTATTGACGGCACTCCCACCGACGCTGCCGAGAAGCACGGATGTCTGCATTCTCGCCGTTCCGGACGATGCGCTGCCAGGCGTCGTGCAGCACCTTGCGGATCACGGCGCGCTGCATAACGGTGCGCTGGTTTTTCACCTTTCAGGACTGCTGAGTGATGAGGTGATGCTGCCCCTGCAGGAGGCAGGTTGCCACGCCGGCTGCATGCATCCGATTCAATCCTTCCCTGCATCCCCTCTTCCCCCGGAGCGTCTGATTGGCATCGGCTGCGGCGTGCAGGGACCTGATGATTTCTGGTCACGGGCCAGTGACTTTGCCGAGCTGCTGGGCTGGTTCCCGATTCGCGTCAACGCCGAGCGGAAGGCGCTGTATCATGCCGCCTGCGTATTCGCGGGCAATTTCACCACGCTCATCGCCCACCAGGCGGAACAGCTGCTGCGCCTCGCCGCTGAAGATGTGGAAACACCGATGGATTATCTCCTCCCCATGATGGAATCCGTTCTGCAACAGCTCCGTGATCATCCCGCGGAGCAGGTGCTGACAGGTCCCGCCGCCCGTGGCGATACAACAGCTCTCGGCAGCCATATGCAGGCCATTGACGACGCGGTTCCCGACCTCCTTGAAGAGTATCGCACGCTCACCCGGGCCGCCGCCGCGATGTCCCAGCTCACCGAGAGCGAAAAAAAACAGATTGCGGATTATCTCCGCCAACGCTGA
- the amrA gene encoding AmmeMemoRadiSam system protein A translates to MMDTEHRAILAEAEDAIRESLDAARLPRDPCPEREASGLFVTIHVDGKLRGCIGFLEIQVSFVATLREVARRAAHTDPRFPSISADEVDNMQIDVTLLGPLEELEDPEHFDIGLHGLVIEAHGRRGLLLPQVAVDHGWSHRQFLEAVARKALLPENAWKHENSRLYRFEGIVLKGATLDE, encoded by the coding sequence ATGATGGATACTGAGCACAGGGCGATACTGGCTGAGGCAGAGGATGCCATCCGTGAATCACTTGACGCCGCAAGGCTTCCACGTGATCCCTGTCCTGAACGCGAGGCTTCGGGGCTCTTCGTCACCATTCATGTCGACGGCAAACTGCGCGGCTGTATCGGCTTTCTTGAGATTCAGGTCAGTTTTGTCGCGACCCTGCGCGAAGTGGCGCGGCGGGCTGCCCATACCGATCCGCGCTTCCCCTCGATCAGCGCTGACGAGGTGGACAACATGCAAATCGACGTTACATTGCTTGGTCCGCTCGAAGAACTGGAGGACCCGGAGCATTTCGACATCGGTCTGCACGGCCTGGTGATCGAAGCACATGGACGCCGCGGATTGCTGCTGCCGCAGGTGGCGGTTGATCATGGCTGGTCGCATCGGCAGTTCCTGGAAGCCGTCGCCAGAAAGGCGCTGCTGCCGGAGAATGCCTGGAAACATGAGAACAGCCGGCTCTACCGCTTCGAAGGAATCGTACTCAAGGGCGCAACACTGGACGAATGA
- a CDS encoding glycosyltransferase, with the protein MSTRPQICFTFVGNVTRDSRLRRFAEAAIALGDVHIAVLSADPSAALPDTRIYPTQRSGSLRAALPGFWRTAGNILAATTPDICVAADLYSLPLAARLARKSGAKLVYDARELYRAIAALEGREVTQRFWTLLEKRYARRADAVLTVNAAIAEVLAAEYSPVHVFHNYPDRRVEKRTALLRTEFGIPENIPVLLSQGGLQKGRGALLCVRALAELPSVALVFLGDGPLAAEIESTAHELGIADRVHIKSAVPSREVLEWTASADLGLCMIENLGRSYYLSLPNKLFEYIAAGVPVLGSDFPEIGRVLRDSGTGVPVAAGDAQALAQQVTRLLDDTEYYQVLRARCREHADIFQWSREKESFLTMLDGLL; encoded by the coding sequence ATGTCCACGCGGCCGCAGATCTGTTTCACCTTCGTGGGAAACGTTACACGTGATTCCCGTCTGCGCCGCTTCGCCGAAGCGGCAATTGCGCTTGGTGATGTACATATTGCGGTTCTCAGTGCAGATCCCAGTGCAGCACTTCCTGACACACGCATTTATCCCACACAACGCAGCGGTTCGCTGAGAGCGGCGCTGCCGGGTTTCTGGCGTACCGCTGGAAATATTCTCGCAGCAACTACTCCTGATATCTGCGTGGCAGCGGATCTTTATTCGCTTCCCCTTGCGGCGCGGCTGGCGCGAAAGAGTGGGGCGAAGCTGGTCTATGATGCGAGAGAGCTGTATCGCGCCATCGCTGCCCTTGAGGGACGCGAAGTGACGCAGCGCTTCTGGACGCTTCTCGAGAAACGGTATGCGCGCCGCGCCGATGCCGTCCTCACCGTAAATGCCGCCATCGCTGAGGTTCTTGCAGCGGAATACAGCCCTGTTCACGTGTTTCACAATTACCCGGATCGCCGGGTGGAGAAACGTACCGCGCTTTTGCGAACGGAGTTCGGTATCCCTGAGAACATCCCTGTACTGCTTTCGCAGGGAGGATTGCAGAAGGGACGCGGAGCCCTGCTCTGTGTCCGTGCGCTGGCGGAACTGCCGTCTGTTGCCCTGGTATTTCTCGGGGATGGTCCACTCGCAGCGGAAATCGAATCAACCGCGCACGAACTCGGGATCGCAGACCGTGTGCATATCAAATCCGCCGTACCGAGCCGTGAAGTACTCGAGTGGACCGCTTCCGCCGATCTCGGCCTATGCATGATTGAGAACCTCGGACGCAGCTATTACCTGAGTCTGCCGAACAAGCTGTTTGAGTACATCGCCGCCGGTGTGCCCGTTCTTGGCAGTGATTTTCCGGAAATCGGAAGGGTCCTTCGAGACAGCGGCACGGGCGTCCCTGTGGCGGCAGGGGATGCGCAGGCGCTTGCACAGCAGGTCACGCGACTGCTCGATGACACCGAATACTACCAGGTGCTCAGGGCGCGCTGCCGGGAACATGCCGATATCTTTCAATGGAGCAGGGAGAAGGAAAGCTTCCTGACCATGCTGGATGGTCTGCTCTGA
- a CDS encoding T9SS type A sorting domain-containing protein, translated as MLKIVPRIVVLGVFAAFGMGALHVLPSRFDGEALMSTDRARKLERKAEQREASDAGSIGEVPHLDWYFLPRTWNADRSISAGLRQGSRHIMQQRHSNAFRKASIGNVWSFIGPNDIGGRIRVVKFHPTNPSIIYAGSASGGVFKSTDGGAHWTAMSDSLPTLSIGHMAIDRNNPEHIYIGTGEGSFNWDKVYGDGLYRSTDGGHNWVNLMLDEINEQDFAINHVELHPENSDYIYAAATFGGASGGLMRSTDGGESWTTVLNGYVRDVILDPSNPDRVYVAMGYRGGQSSNGLYVSEQKGNRWTFNKILDESFPPPDSTGNIVMDASLSQPGTLVAVMQRVPNVSPTERQDFYGVYVSTDYGVTWERTEGSDQSNMREILRSQGDYNLYVRFHPTDPNTIFIGGIHSWRSTDFGKTFTQITKQTGLSAAWVDMHYADFSPTDPDVMIVASDGGLFRTEDCRRSSPLFEEINVGLGTMQFYAMDFDRQDPTRVAGGTQDRRNNLGSATTGEWERLSWGGDGGYVAFDYEDSDVFYITSQYGNIARTTNGGQSFRSARSGLDRTDSNGNYLFSFVTPFIMHPTQPKTLFTGGNRMYRTTNGAQDWIPISDDLTGSRSSLSQFQDLSQCPTNPDVLYGVTGYSSTAWVSTNVMADTSEITWERIDDGLPNLFLADIEVHPTEPNIAYVGTAAFSAVTGVYKTTDYGQTWEFMKGETEETQLPEIPVGAITIWEKHPNVVYVGTDLGVFVSRDAGRNWYPFGEGLPNVVIDDLKITPDDILYAATHGRGMWRTSAIVSVDDEAQPPLSFSLGQNYPNPFNPTSVIPFTLDKASHVRVRLYTSDGKLLQTLLDEWRDAGTHQLRVDASGLRSGLYLYELTADNAKQTRKMVVLK; from the coding sequence ATGCTGAAAATTGTTCCTCGCATTGTTGTTTTAGGTGTTTTTGCCGCGTTCGGCATGGGCGCATTGCATGTGCTGCCGTCCCGCTTTGATGGTGAAGCGTTGATGTCAACCGATCGTGCACGGAAGCTGGAGAGAAAAGCGGAACAGAGAGAGGCGTCGGATGCAGGTTCCATTGGCGAAGTGCCGCATCTCGACTGGTATTTCCTCCCGCGTACCTGGAATGCCGACAGAAGTATCTCGGCGGGACTGCGTCAGGGCAGCCGACATATCATGCAGCAGCGTCATTCCAACGCGTTCAGAAAAGCCAGCATCGGCAATGTCTGGAGTTTCATCGGACCCAACGATATCGGGGGACGCATCCGCGTTGTGAAATTCCACCCAACGAATCCCTCCATCATTTATGCTGGGTCCGCATCCGGCGGTGTATTCAAATCCACCGATGGCGGTGCGCACTGGACGGCCATGTCTGACAGTCTGCCCACCCTGTCGATCGGACACATGGCAATAGACAGGAACAATCCCGAGCACATCTACATCGGGACGGGGGAAGGATCGTTTAACTGGGACAAGGTGTATGGAGATGGACTGTACCGCAGTACCGATGGCGGACACAACTGGGTCAACCTGATGCTGGACGAAATCAATGAACAGGATTTCGCCATCAATCACGTGGAACTGCATCCTGAGAACTCTGATTATATTTACGCCGCCGCAACGTTTGGTGGCGCCTCCGGTGGACTCATGCGCAGTACTGACGGCGGCGAGAGCTGGACGACAGTGCTTAATGGCTATGTCCGTGATGTCATCCTGGATCCGAGTAATCCCGACCGGGTGTATGTGGCTATGGGGTATCGCGGGGGACAGAGCAGTAACGGCCTGTATGTCTCTGAACAGAAAGGCAATCGCTGGACGTTCAACAAGATACTCGATGAGAGCTTTCCACCCCCTGACAGCACGGGGAATATCGTCATGGATGCCAGCCTTTCGCAGCCCGGTACCCTTGTCGCCGTCATGCAGCGGGTCCCCAATGTGAGTCCCACCGAGCGGCAGGACTTCTATGGCGTTTATGTAAGCACCGATTATGGTGTGACCTGGGAGCGCACGGAAGGAAGCGACCAATCGAACATGCGGGAAATCCTTCGTTCGCAGGGCGATTACAATCTGTATGTGCGTTTTCATCCAACTGATCCAAACACAATTTTTATTGGCGGCATTCACAGCTGGCGCAGTACGGATTTCGGGAAAACCTTTACGCAGATCACGAAGCAGACCGGCCTGAGCGCCGCCTGGGTGGATATGCATTATGCGGATTTCAGTCCCACCGACCCTGACGTCATGATCGTCGCGAGTGACGGGGGATTGTTCCGTACCGAGGATTGCAGACGTTCTTCGCCTCTGTTCGAGGAAATCAACGTCGGCCTGGGAACCATGCAGTTCTATGCGATGGACTTCGACCGTCAGGATCCGACGCGTGTTGCGGGCGGGACGCAGGACCGGCGGAACAACCTCGGCAGTGCGACAACAGGGGAATGGGAACGCCTGAGCTGGGGCGGTGACGGAGGCTATGTCGCATTCGACTACGAAGACAGCGATGTGTTCTACATCACATCGCAGTACGGCAACATCGCCAGGACCACCAACGGGGGACAGTCGTTCCGTTCCGCGCGCTCCGGTCTCGACCGCACGGACAGCAACGGCAACTACCTCTTCAGTTTTGTGACGCCATTTATCATGCATCCGACGCAGCCGAAGACGTTGTTCACCGGCGGCAACCGCATGTACCGCACCACCAACGGGGCGCAGGATTGGATTCCCATCTCTGATGACCTCACAGGCTCACGCAGCTCCCTTTCACAATTCCAGGACCTCTCGCAGTGTCCGACGAATCCTGACGTCCTTTACGGCGTCACCGGATATTCGAGTACCGCCTGGGTGTCGACAAACGTGATGGCAGACACCAGTGAGATCACCTGGGAACGTATCGATGACGGCCTCCCGAATCTCTTCCTCGCCGATATCGAAGTGCATCCCACGGAGCCGAACATCGCCTATGTCGGAACCGCGGCGTTCAGCGCTGTTACCGGCGTGTACAAAACGACGGATTACGGTCAGACCTGGGAATTCATGAAGGGCGAGACGGAGGAAACCCAGCTGCCTGAAATTCCTGTCGGTGCCATCACTATCTGGGAAAAGCACCCCAACGTCGTGTACGTGGGTACGGATCTCGGCGTGTTCGTCAGCAGGGACGCCGGCCGCAACTGGTATCCCTTCGGCGAAGGACTCCCGAACGTGGTTATCGACGACCTGAAAATCACCCCCGACGATATCCTTTACGCTGCCACACATGGCCGCGGCATGTGGCGGACATCGGCCATTGTCTCCGTGGATGATGAAGCCCAGCCACCGCTTTCGTTTTCTCTCGGACAGAATTACCCGAACCCCTTTAATCCCACGAGCGTCATTCCCTTCACTCTGGATAAGGCTTCTCACGTACGTGTGCGCCTGTATACTAGTGATGGCAAGCTCTTGCAGACATTGCTCGACGAGTGGCGTGACGCTGGAACGCATCAGCTGCGCGTCGATGCTTCGGGATTGCGCAGCGGCCTATATCTCTACGAGTTGACCGCAGACAATGCGAAGCAGACGCGGAAGATGGTGGTTCTGAAATAG